One Aegilops tauschii subsp. strangulata cultivar AL8/78 chromosome 7, Aet v6.0, whole genome shotgun sequence genomic window carries:
- the LOC109768433 gene encoding pectin acetylesterase 5-like: MATEQLLQCRPGCLVLLLLLLASVMMCPLVWSSPPTTVGRPPELTLLAGAAEKGAVCLDGSPPAYQLERGFGSGSHSWLVYLEGGGWCSTVEACSKHTKSALGSSNFMEAVQLAGIFSKDQSQNSDFYNWNKVFVRYCDGASFSGDAEYEDQDGNRLFFRGLRIWEAIIDELMEKGLANAKQALLAGCSSGGLATLLHCDDFSARFPRKVAVKCFSDAGFFLDKKNIDGERFFRSVYNGVVHLQNVSKVLPKDCLAKMEPLDCFFPSELIKSINTPTFILNSGYDSWQIQNVLVPDESSPENSWLTCKANIRDCDSTQIEVLHGFRKTMVGDLKVVQDKEEWGLFIDSCFTHCQTPFKISWDSPISPRLGNKTISQAVGDWHFSRGQRVKEIDCEYPCNPTCSSQLPS; the protein is encoded by the exons ATGGCGACCGAGCAGCTCCTCCAGTGTCGACCTGGTTGCTTGGtgcttcttctccttctcctggCCTCCGTGATGATGTGCCCTCTTGTTTGGTCCTCACCGCCGACCACCGTGGGACGGCCGCCAGAGCTAACCCTCCTCGCCGGCGCGGCAGAGAAGGGCGCAG TGTGCTTGGATGGAAGCCCGCCGGCTTACCAATTGGAGAGAGGCTTCGGCTCCGGATCTCACAGCTGGCTCGTCTATCTAGAG GGAGGAGGGTGGTGCAGCACCGTTGAGGCTTGTTCGAAGCACACAAAATCTGCGCTTGGTTCATCTAACTTTATGGAAGCGGTGCAGCTTGCTGGGATTTTCAGCAAGGACCAGAGCCAAAATTCTG ATTTCTACAACTGGAATAAAGTTTTCGTGCGGTATTGTGATGGGGCGTCATTTTCTGGGGATGCTGAGTACGAAGATCAG GATGGAAACAGGCTATTCTTCAGAGGGTTGCGCATTTGGGAAGCGATCATTGACGAACTGATGGAGAAAGGACTTGCTAATGCTAAACAG GCCCTCCTTGCAGGTTGTTCTTCTGGTGGTTTAGCCACACTACTGCACTGTGATGATTTTAGTGCACGTTTTCCTCGGAAGGTTGCAGTTAAATGCTTTTCTGATGCTGGATTTTTTCTTGACAA AAAGAATATAGACGGAGAAAGGTTTTTCCGGTCCGTGTACAATGGGGTTGTTCACCTCCAG AATGTTAGCAAAGTTTTGCCCAAGGACTGCCTCGCTAAGATGGAACCACTGGAT TGTTTCTTTCCTTCTGAGCTTATTAAGAGCATCAACACCCCCACTTTTATTCTCAACTCTGGATATGACTCTTGGCAG ATACAAAATGTACTAGTACCAGATGAATCCTCTCCCGAAAATTCATGGTTGACCTGCAAGGCTAACATCCGAGACTGTGATTCCACACAAATTGAAGTCCTTCATG GATTCAGGAAAACAATGGTGGGTGATCTGAAAGTCGTCCAAGATAAGGAGGAGTGGGGATTGTTCATTGATTCGTGCTTCACCCACTGCCAAACACCATTTAAAATCTCATGGGATTCACCAATTTCCCCAAGGCTTGGAAATAAG ACGATCTCACAAGCTGTTGGAGATTGGCACTTCAGCAGAGGCCAAAGGGTAAAAGAGATCGATTGCGAGTATCCATGCAACCCAACATGCAGCAGCCAGTTGCCTTCCTAA